Proteins co-encoded in one Callospermophilus lateralis isolate mCalLat2 chromosome 2, mCalLat2.hap1, whole genome shotgun sequence genomic window:
- the LOC143391159 gene encoding NXPE family member 1-like, producing the protein MSSIMMLQRALLILTSLLTVTWITSIIAQNSTKFWSVVNLSISLHHWNIPKESCPEISTILVKSPTETELRIKEILQKIQQLIPPRPYTHVNSTTSAKHSAVTILNPKDTYCRGDQMDILLEARDHLGRRKEYGGDFLRARMSSPALKAGASGKVTDFHNGTYLVSFTLFWEGQVSLSLLLIHPSEGVSALWRARNQGYDKIIFKGKFVNGTSQVFTECGLTLNSSSELCTYLYGRDQEAFYCMKPQNMPCEALTHVTTMNREISYLSVKEKSLFHKSKVGVEIMKDLEHIDVFQCKKREKSTEKCQIGKKTPAPGGYTLQGRWITTFCDQIQLDTNKINSCLKGKLIYLMGDSTLRQWIHYLPRVVKTLKFFDLHGTGPFKKYLLLDAERHTQIQWKKHSYPFITSHLYSVTEEGYIPQEIDQISGDKNTAIVITFGQHFRPFPIDVFIRRAISVRKAIERLFLRSPDTKVIIKTENIREMHLETERFGDFHGYIQYLTLNDIFKDLNVGVIDAWDMTIAYGTNNVHPPNNVIEKQINMFLNYIC; encoded by the exons ATGTCCTCAATTATGATGCTTCAAAGAGCACTGCTGATATTGACATCTCTTTTAACTGTTACCTGGATAACTTCTATCATTGCTCAAAACTCCACAAAG TTTTGGTCTGTGGTAAACTTATCCATTTCCCTCCATCACTGGAACATCCCCAAGGAATCATGTCCTGAAATATCAACGATCTTGGTAAAATCACCAACAGAAACTGAACTCAGAATAAAGGAAATCCTACAGAAAATACAGCAGCTGATCCCGCCCAGACCCTACACCCATGTGAACAGCACCACCAGTGCCAAACACAGCGCAGTCACCATCCTCAACCCTAAAGACACATACTGCAGGGGGGACCAGATGGATATTCTCCTGGAGGCCAGGGACCACCTGGGACGCAGGAAGGAATATGGAGGGGATTTTTTGAGGGCCAGGatgtcctccccagccctgaaggCAGGTGCCTCAGGAAAGGTGACAGACTTCCACAATGGCACCTACCTTGTCAGCTTCACTCTGTTCTGGGAGGGCCAGGTCTCCCTGTCTCTCCTGCTCATCCACCCCAGTGAAGGGGTGTCGGCTCTCTGGAGGGCAAGGAACCAAGGCtatgataaaattattttcaaaggtAAATTTGTTAATGGCACCTCCCAAGTCTTCACTGAATGTGGCCTGACCCTAAACTCTAGCTCTGAACTGTGCACCTACTTGTATGGGAGAGACCAGGAAGCATTCTACTGCATGAAGCCTCAAAACATGCCCTGTGAGGCCCTGACCCATGTGACCACCATGAACCGAGAAATTTCTTATCTTTCTGTCAAGGAAAAAAGTCTTTTCCATAA GTCCAAAGTGGGAGTTGAAATAATGAAAGATCTTGAACATATCGATGTCTTCCAATGTAAAA AGAGAGAAAAGAGCACAGAGAAATGCCAAATTGGAAAGAAGACTCCAGCCCCTGGTGGATACACTTTACAAGGAAGGTGGATAACAACATTTTGCGACCAGATTCAACTAGATACAAACAAGATCAATAGCTGCTTGAAGGGAAAACTCATTTACCTGATGGGAGATTCCACACTGCGTCAGTGGATCCACTACTTACCCAGAGTTGTAAAAA CACTAAAATTTTTTGATCTTCATGGAACTGGAccttttaagaaatatttgcttCTGGATGCTGAAAGACATACTCAGATACAATGGAAAAAACATAGCTATCCTTTTATCACTTCTCATCTTTACTCTGTGACAGAAGAAGGTTATATCCCTCAGGAAATTGACCAGATTTCGGGTGACAAAAACACAGCCATTGTCATAACCTTTGGCCAACACTTCAGACCTTTCCCCATTGACGTTTTCATTCGCAGGGCCATAAGTGTTCGAAAAGCTATCGAACGACTATTCCTAAGAAGCCCAGACACTAAGGTGATCATTAAGACAGAAAATATCAGGGAGATGCACTTAGAAACAGAAAGGTTTGGAGACTTCCATGGTTACATTCAGTATCTTACCCTGAATGACATTTTCAAAGATCTCAATGTGGGTGTCATTGATGCCTGGGACATGACCATTGCATATGGCACCAATAACGTCCACCCACCTAATAATGTGATTGAAAAACAGATTAACATGTTCTTGAACTACATTTGCTAA